In Paenibacillus kyungheensis, the following are encoded in one genomic region:
- a CDS encoding response regulator transcription factor, translating to MSDQMNRILVVDDEERIRRLLRMYLEKEGYEIDEAEDGEAALRKAVAEDYGLIMLDLMLPGIDGIEVCSRLRQVKSTPVLMLTAKGEEVNRVQGFEVGADDYVVKPFSPREVIYRVKAIMRRSSATAYLSQENNSSNNIVFPNLIIEHDAHRVTASGHEISLTPKEYELLHFLAVSPDKVFSREELLKDVWNYEFFGDLRTVDTHVKRLREKLNKVSPESAAMITTVWGVGYKLEVPK from the coding sequence ATGAGTGACCAGATGAATCGCATTTTAGTAGTGGATGACGAAGAACGTATTCGCCGTTTACTACGCATGTATTTAGAAAAAGAAGGCTATGAGATTGATGAAGCTGAAGACGGAGAAGCTGCGCTACGCAAAGCAGTAGCAGAAGATTACGGCTTAATTATGCTTGATCTAATGTTGCCGGGAATCGATGGTATCGAAGTATGTAGTCGTCTACGTCAAGTCAAATCAACACCCGTATTGATGCTTACCGCTAAAGGGGAAGAAGTCAATCGTGTGCAAGGATTTGAAGTGGGCGCAGATGATTATGTCGTTAAGCCATTCAGTCCGCGTGAAGTGATCTATCGGGTCAAAGCGATTATGCGTCGCTCTTCAGCAACAGCGTACCTTTCTCAAGAAAACAATTCAAGCAACAATATCGTATTTCCAAACCTGATTATTGAGCATGATGCGCATCGTGTAACCGCAAGTGGACACGAGATTAGCTTAACGCCGAAAGAATACGAATTGCTCCATTTTCTAGCGGTATCGCCGGATAAAGTATTCTCACGTGAAGAATTGCTCAAAGATGTATGGAATTACGAGTTTTTTGGTGATTTGCGTACAGTAGATACCCATGTAAAACGGTTGCGTGAGAAGCTAAATAAAGTATCACCTGAATCAGCCGCAATGATCACTACGGTATGGGGCGTTGGTTACAAGTTAGAGGTTCCAAAATAA
- a CDS encoding ATP-binding protein, with translation MDFWRTLVGKLWLTISALVACVLLTLGLFLLPYIDSTFTNSGSIKRLFTYVSIVGFSMTTFFALFLLTKITQPMQQLIQAADGIRKGKYNTRVSLQTSDEIGQLASAFNHMAEELEKNIQNLQLEKEQMASILRSMGDAVITFDKSGNMILHNPPGEMIMDTWHKAGWERQEQDGTTADSKVPEPLYPMFQSVIRERQDQSSNIHVKQQVWSVNMAPLYSGNDVRGTVSVMRNVTDEVKAEKMRRDFVANVSHEIRTPLQMIQGYSEALLDGMATSKEESDELVQVIYDESLRMGRLVQDLLDLARMEAGHIDMNFDEIDLNELMDRVYRKFTVRAKERELKLNFVRDEFLHLYADVDRLEQIFTNLLDNAFRHTSAGGTITVTAHMEKEHVRVVFQDTGAGIPMDDLPFIFERFYKADKARVRGEAGGTGLGLAIVRNIVEAHHGSITADSIIGKGTEFTLLLPIQHSEEVSSNAIGTYNK, from the coding sequence GTGGACTTCTGGAGAACGCTTGTCGGTAAGTTGTGGCTGACGATTAGCGCATTAGTGGCTTGTGTACTGTTAACACTCGGTTTATTTTTGCTACCTTATATCGATAGTACATTTACCAATTCCGGTTCGATCAAACGGTTATTTACCTATGTCTCGATCGTAGGATTCTCGATGACTACTTTTTTTGCTCTTTTTTTATTGACCAAAATTACACAACCGATGCAGCAATTAATTCAAGCCGCAGACGGGATTCGCAAAGGAAAATACAATACCCGCGTATCTTTGCAAACCAGTGATGAGATTGGTCAATTAGCAAGCGCATTTAATCATATGGCAGAAGAATTGGAAAAAAATATTCAGAATTTACAGCTGGAAAAAGAACAAATGGCAAGCATACTCCGCAGTATGGGAGATGCAGTGATTACATTCGATAAATCCGGAAATATGATTCTGCATAATCCACCAGGCGAAATGATTATGGATACGTGGCACAAAGCAGGCTGGGAACGTCAAGAACAAGATGGAACAACGGCTGATAGCAAAGTGCCAGAACCTCTATATCCGATGTTCCAGAGCGTTATTCGAGAACGTCAGGATCAAAGTTCTAATATTCATGTCAAACAGCAAGTCTGGTCTGTTAATATGGCTCCTTTATACTCGGGTAACGATGTACGCGGAACCGTATCGGTAATGCGTAACGTGACAGATGAGGTCAAAGCAGAGAAGATGCGTCGTGACTTTGTAGCTAATGTATCTCATGAGATTCGTACACCTTTGCAGATGATTCAAGGGTATAGTGAAGCATTGCTTGATGGGATGGCTACGTCCAAAGAAGAAAGCGACGAATTGGTGCAGGTCATCTATGATGAATCATTACGTATGGGTAGATTAGTGCAAGATTTATTAGATCTTGCACGCATGGAAGCTGGTCATATCGATATGAATTTTGATGAGATTGATCTAAATGAATTAATGGATCGAGTCTATCGCAAATTTACTGTTCGAGCCAAAGAAAGAGAACTCAAACTTAACTTTGTACGTGACGAGTTCTTGCATTTGTATGCCGATGTCGATCGGTTAGAGCAAATATTCACCAACTTGCTTGATAATGCTTTTCGCCATACTTCTGCTGGTGGAACAATTACCGTAACAGCTCATATGGAAAAAGAGCATGTGCGTGTGGTATTCCAGGATACAGGAGCAGGTATACCGATGGACGATCTTCCTTTTATTTTTGAACGCTTTTACAAAGCAGATAAAGCTCGTGTACGCGGCGAAGCTGGTGGTACAGGTCTGGGTCTTGCGATTGTACGTAATATCGTAGAAGCTCATCATGGAAGTATTACAGCAGATAGTATTATCGGCAAAGGCACTGAATTTACGTTATTGCTCCCGATTCAGCATTCTGAAGAAGTGTCGTCAAATGCAATAGGAACATATAACAAATAA
- a CDS encoding pseudouridine synthase, which produces MERLQKILAQAGIASRRKCEELIVAGKVTLNGEVVTELGTKADPTVDEIIVNGRSIAAEKKVYIMFNKPKGVITSASDPEGRKIVGDYLKGVRERVYPVGRLDYDSEGLLILTNDGELANRLTHPRHHVPKTYHVTVEGVPHGTALEKFRQGIQLEDGMTQPAEADYYDIDTEKKQATIRVTIHEGRNRQIRRMFEALSHKVIRLKRISFGELLVGNLKRGLYRHLTKEEIDKLKSSGKA; this is translated from the coding sequence ATGGAACGATTGCAAAAAATATTAGCACAAGCAGGTATAGCTTCCCGACGTAAATGTGAAGAGTTAATTGTAGCAGGTAAAGTAACTCTCAATGGTGAAGTTGTCACTGAGCTTGGAACCAAAGCAGATCCAACAGTGGACGAGATTATTGTTAATGGACGATCGATTGCTGCGGAGAAAAAAGTATATATTATGTTCAACAAACCTAAAGGGGTTATTACAAGTGCTTCTGATCCAGAAGGACGTAAAATTGTAGGCGATTATCTTAAAGGTGTTCGTGAACGTGTATATCCTGTAGGACGACTGGATTACGATTCAGAAGGTCTTTTAATTTTGACGAATGATGGAGAACTGGCTAATCGCTTAACTCATCCAAGACATCACGTACCCAAAACATATCATGTAACGGTAGAAGGCGTACCACACGGTACAGCACTAGAGAAATTCCGCCAAGGGATTCAATTGGAAGATGGAATGACTCAACCTGCTGAAGCGGATTATTATGATATTGATACAGAGAAGAAGCAAGCAACGATACGTGTAACGATTCATGAAGGTAGAAACCGTCAGATTCGTCGTATGTTCGAAGCTTTATCTCATAAAGTGATTCGGTTGAAACGGATTTCTTTTGGTGAATTACTCGTAGGTAATTTGAAGCGTGGTCTATATCGCCACCTGACCAAAGAAGAAATTGATAAGCTAAAAAGCAGCGGTAAAGCATAA
- a CDS encoding carbohydrate-binding protein, translated as MRSRKWSSVLVVTTVLVSIWGGSGSAKAASPQIVVDLASNTGSMKYGASGFLYGLGSDGVPSSTMLTPLNPQAIAQKAPDGAQHPNGDALKVAPEFIKAGGKEIQIYMQDIYENWPYENLGLQDYLKKIDVMVPKVVADPNHSKFVYVPFNEPDGIWYQGINNYNNASGQEARNKFFADWKTVYNHIRSLDSQAKIAGPNLAAYHAQFYDDFFTYAKNNNVLPDVTTWHELGNDFFTDWYNHYNHYRNVEKKLGISAIPIAINEYARISGDLGVPGNLIQWMTRLENSKVDGMLAYWTAAGTLNDLVTENNKPTGGWWLYKWYGQLTGHTVTVTPPTTNGSLQALAALDPDKKQARILFGGSVNPSDVYSTDVVIKGLDTASYMSKNVHVSIIGVNNSGTNPANDPYSVQEQNYPVTNGQITVPIHNLKALSAYQIIVSPNTNSQTINNSSNRYEAEYAKLNGTAKVTYGSNTGYSGTYFVEGYGNTNNASTEFIVSAPTNGYYNLNLRYSAGPFSNAPTTRQLKLVLNGSDLTTVNLDSTANWNTWNTKTTSVFLNAGINRISYNAFTTDESDAVNLDYLEISPNTTAINSYEAESNSNVLGGTAIVTDDAAASGGKYVGYIGNGASNTLQFNDITAPKAGKYRMVVTFANAEVKGEHSYNNNVVERVATITVNGDQAQSPNFFNTRQWNNYKTMVFDVNLKAGTNTIKFTNASAYAPNIDRIQIAMPIINNTGNSIANNDSVIADVYSSNQS; from the coding sequence ATGAGAAGTAGAAAGTGGAGTTCAGTTTTAGTAGTGACAACTGTACTGGTGAGTATATGGGGAGGATCAGGATCAGCTAAAGCAGCTAGCCCGCAGATTGTAGTAGACCTTGCTAGCAATACTGGCAGTATGAAGTACGGAGCATCTGGTTTTTTATATGGGTTGGGCAGCGATGGAGTTCCTTCATCTACTATGTTAACACCTCTAAATCCTCAAGCGATTGCGCAGAAAGCTCCTGATGGCGCACAACATCCGAATGGGGATGCTTTAAAAGTAGCACCGGAATTTATTAAAGCAGGCGGCAAAGAAATTCAAATTTATATGCAGGATATTTATGAAAATTGGCCTTATGAGAATTTGGGATTACAAGATTATTTGAAAAAGATTGACGTAATGGTACCCAAAGTAGTAGCAGATCCTAATCATTCCAAATTTGTCTATGTTCCTTTTAATGAGCCTGATGGCATCTGGTATCAAGGCATAAATAATTACAATAATGCGAGTGGACAAGAAGCAAGAAATAAATTTTTTGCAGATTGGAAAACAGTCTATAATCATATTCGCTCATTGGACTCTCAAGCCAAAATAGCTGGGCCAAATCTCGCTGCTTATCATGCTCAATTCTATGATGATTTCTTTACTTATGCCAAAAATAATAATGTTTTACCGGATGTCACCACATGGCATGAGCTGGGCAATGATTTCTTTACAGACTGGTATAACCATTACAATCATTATCGTAATGTTGAAAAAAAATTAGGAATTTCAGCTATACCGATTGCAATTAACGAATATGCACGTATTTCTGGCGATCTTGGAGTACCTGGTAATTTAATACAATGGATGACTCGTTTAGAAAATAGCAAAGTAGATGGAATGCTAGCTTATTGGACGGCTGCCGGAACATTAAATGATCTAGTGACCGAGAACAACAAACCTACAGGCGGTTGGTGGTTGTACAAATGGTATGGTCAATTAACAGGTCATACGGTTACAGTTACTCCACCAACAACCAATGGATCATTACAAGCATTAGCAGCTCTTGATCCCGATAAAAAACAAGCTAGAATCCTATTTGGCGGTTCTGTTAATCCTTCAGATGTATACTCAACAGATGTTGTGATTAAAGGTTTGGATACTGCATCATACATGAGCAAAAATGTGCATGTATCTATTATAGGCGTAAATAATTCAGGTACCAATCCTGCAAATGATCCTTATAGTGTGCAAGAGCAAAATTATCCAGTTACCAATGGTCAGATTACAGTACCTATTCATAATTTAAAAGCTCTTTCTGCTTATCAAATTATTGTAAGTCCTAATACAAATAGCCAAACAATTAACAACAGTTCAAATCGTTATGAAGCTGAATATGCAAAATTAAATGGAACAGCTAAAGTGACTTATGGTTCAAATACAGGATATTCTGGCACTTATTTTGTAGAAGGTTATGGAAATACAAATAATGCGTCAACAGAATTTATAGTGAGTGCACCTACAAATGGTTATTATAATTTGAATCTGCGCTATAGTGCTGGCCCATTTAGCAATGCACCTACTACCCGTCAATTAAAATTAGTTCTCAATGGAAGTGATTTAACAACTGTTAATCTGGATTCTACAGCAAATTGGAATACATGGAATACAAAAACAACTTCTGTATTTTTAAATGCAGGTATTAATCGTATCAGTTACAATGCCTTCACAACGGATGAATCCGATGCAGTGAACTTGGATTATTTAGAGATTAGCCCTAATACAACAGCGATCAATTCATATGAAGCTGAAAGTAACAGCAATGTATTAGGAGGGACTGCAATTGTAACAGATGATGCAGCAGCATCTGGTGGAAAATATGTTGGTTATATCGGCAATGGAGCGAGTAACACTTTACAATTTAACGATATTACTGCGCCAAAAGCAGGGAAGTACCGAATGGTTGTCACATTTGCAAATGCAGAAGTAAAAGGGGAACATTCGTACAATAATAACGTTGTCGAACGTGTAGCTACTATTACAGTTAATGGAGATCAAGCGCAAAGTCCTAATTTCTTTAATACGCGTCAGTGGAATAATTATAAGACTATGGTATTTGATGTGAATTTGAAAGCAGGTACAAATACGATTAAATTTACTAACGCTTCAGCCTATGCGCCAAACATCGATCGTATTCAAATCGCAATGCCGATTATTAATAATACTGGCAATTCAATAGCAAATAACGATTCGGTTATAGCTGATGTTTATTCTTCGAATCAAAGCTAA
- a CDS encoding sensor histidine kinase has translation MSIKHKSVRLKILLAMLVTTICPLILTSLIILYQISQNDREDQKIAQNRIQQDLRIQLEQYLDQLQESSYLIYSQYELVNSLHTISKSNSRQELDYETRLQIKQFYLNIYNNSNIEHILGMYVIDFKGRHYNGFFPNYYLQLESSYNQSLINHLHAPYKTPTLVFDYNSPYNQPIIHYLYPIKWMGDPFAVLTIDMQVQPFTTMVERYNTFYKGKIIISDHDQNIIYHSDHSQIGKTYHYADSDKQSKMIQTPLGSNGLILHYEFQTNPQLIFFRHLAFAIIIGSLVIMILLSILLSYSITRPIIELRKKMNEIEKGNYNARVQILAYDEIGFLSKHFNRMIDKIQNHMNYELKLQLINQQSQIKALQAQISPHFLFNTLQLISNIAAVNQVPEMRIICQSLSNMYRYNININEEWVQVKSEISHIRNYLLIINKRLPEGIGIRIHVSPEINSVWIPKLILQPVIENAVEHGLIPQLNSRKLMRLTASIDYIHSEIIIRLLDNGIGISEENLHQLSSVLEQYHTASQQTLDSIGLINIQTRIKFICGTQYGIQVYSKAGTGTMIVFRLPLKEFNPR, from the coding sequence ATGTCTATAAAGCATAAAAGTGTACGTTTAAAAATTTTATTAGCAATGCTAGTTACCACGATTTGTCCACTAATTTTAACTTCGCTTATTATTTTATATCAAATCTCTCAAAATGATCGAGAAGACCAAAAGATTGCTCAAAATCGAATCCAACAAGATTTGAGAATCCAATTAGAGCAGTATCTAGATCAGTTACAAGAAAGCTCCTATTTAATCTATTCTCAATATGAACTTGTGAACAGTCTACATACTATTAGCAAGTCTAATTCACGACAAGAATTGGATTATGAAACAAGATTACAAATCAAACAATTTTATTTAAATATATATAACAATTCTAATATCGAACATATTTTAGGAATGTATGTAATTGATTTTAAAGGCAGACATTACAATGGATTTTTTCCTAATTATTATTTGCAATTAGAATCTTCTTATAATCAATCGCTAATTAACCATTTGCATGCCCCTTACAAAACCCCAACACTCGTATTTGATTATAACAGTCCTTATAATCAGCCTATTATTCATTATTTATATCCTATTAAATGGATGGGTGATCCATTCGCTGTGTTAACTATTGATATGCAAGTACAACCATTCACAACGATGGTAGAACGATACAATACCTTTTATAAAGGTAAAATTATTATTTCAGATCATGATCAAAACATTATTTATCATTCTGATCATAGTCAGATCGGCAAAACATATCATTATGCGGATAGTGATAAACAGAGCAAAATGATCCAAACCCCACTCGGTTCAAATGGTCTTATTTTGCATTATGAATTTCAAACCAATCCGCAATTAATCTTTTTTCGACATTTGGCATTTGCAATTATCATAGGTTCGCTTGTTATTATGATTTTGTTATCTATTTTGCTGAGTTATAGTATCACTCGTCCTATTATTGAACTTCGGAAAAAAATGAATGAAATCGAAAAAGGTAATTACAATGCTAGAGTGCAGATTTTAGCTTATGATGAAATCGGATTTTTGAGTAAACATTTTAATCGTATGATCGACAAAATCCAAAATCATATGAACTATGAATTGAAATTACAATTGATTAATCAACAGTCACAAATTAAAGCATTACAAGCTCAGATATCGCCCCATTTTTTGTTCAATACCTTACAACTAATTTCCAATATTGCTGCTGTAAATCAAGTTCCAGAGATGCGTATAATCTGTCAATCGCTTAGCAATATGTATAGATACAATATCAATATCAATGAAGAATGGGTTCAAGTCAAAAGTGAAATTTCTCATATTCGTAATTACTTATTAATTATCAACAAGCGATTGCCAGAAGGCATAGGAATTCGTATTCATGTAAGTCCTGAAATAAACTCGGTATGGATTCCCAAACTTATTTTGCAACCTGTTATTGAAAATGCAGTCGAACATGGATTAATTCCACAGCTGAATAGTAGGAAACTAATGCGTCTTACCGCTTCTATAGACTATATTCACTCTGAAATTATTATTCGATTATTAGATAACGGAATAGGCATATCTGAAGAAAATCTTCACCAATTATCATCTGTGTTAGAGCAGTATCATACCGCTTCACAACAAACATTAGATTCTATCGGATTAATTAATATTCAGACACGTATTAAGTTCATTTGTGGAACTCAATATGGCATACAAGTATATAGTAAAGCAGGTACTGGAACAATGATTGTGTTCCGTCTGCCCTTAAAGGAGTTTAACCCCAGATGA
- a CDS encoding ABC transporter substrate-binding protein yields the protein MRQQPMRYKKMSKLAIVAMAAIVMMTGCSGSASNATTSNEGSTDQAVTLNFWAALDPSTTEGKTIEQQIKKFDQEHTDININLQVITYDVLHDKLVAAITAGDSPDLSWGLGEWVGEFNQMNALADLTPYMNEWKDKDIFYPNVMKALTIDEKVKALPNYLGIRALLYHENILKQAGYDAPPKTWDELLQMGPVIKAKTNKYAFGFAGTGVRASQELMTYLAQKGLSIAEKQADGKYKNTWQDNPQALQKVAEVFQFYKDMNAQQVVDPNAKTWGWEEEDQNFVLAQYAMVVNGAWIEGRTSENPEGMSDVKIAAPPYSDQPATFMEVAPLFVYNTEHTKQAWEFASFLMSKEYQQAVNPSKSARTDVESDKWGKEFMKLTSQGVSFPPVSLSGISQSMEDSIARLMLKNDSPEQIATWLSQAINENLQKTNQLSGS from the coding sequence ATGAGACAACAACCAATGAGATACAAAAAGATGAGCAAGTTAGCGATTGTAGCTATGGCAGCAATTGTTATGATGACAGGCTGTAGTGGCAGTGCTTCTAACGCTACAACATCTAATGAAGGTTCCACTGATCAAGCAGTAACTCTAAATTTTTGGGCTGCACTTGATCCTAGTACGACGGAAGGTAAAACGATAGAACAACAGATCAAAAAGTTCGATCAAGAACATACAGATATCAATATCAATCTACAAGTGATTACGTATGATGTATTGCATGACAAATTAGTAGCTGCTATAACAGCCGGTGATTCTCCTGACCTTAGTTGGGGGCTAGGCGAATGGGTAGGCGAGTTTAATCAAATGAATGCGCTTGCTGATTTGACACCTTATATGAATGAATGGAAAGACAAAGATATTTTTTATCCAAATGTAATGAAGGCGTTAACAATTGATGAAAAAGTAAAAGCTTTGCCTAACTATTTAGGTATAAGAGCATTGCTATATCATGAGAATATTTTAAAACAAGCTGGTTATGATGCACCACCAAAAACGTGGGATGAGTTACTTCAAATGGGACCTGTTATCAAAGCAAAAACAAACAAATATGCTTTTGGATTTGCTGGTACAGGAGTTCGTGCTTCACAAGAGTTGATGACATATTTAGCGCAAAAAGGTCTATCTATAGCAGAAAAACAAGCAGATGGAAAATATAAAAATACGTGGCAAGATAATCCGCAAGCATTACAAAAAGTAGCAGAAGTGTTCCAATTTTATAAAGATATGAATGCGCAACAGGTAGTAGATCCTAATGCCAAAACATGGGGTTGGGAAGAAGAAGATCAGAACTTTGTATTGGCTCAATACGCAATGGTTGTAAATGGAGCTTGGATTGAAGGACGTACATCCGAAAATCCAGAAGGAATGAGTGATGTCAAAATTGCTGCTCCACCGTATAGCGACCAACCAGCTACGTTTATGGAGGTAGCGCCATTATTTGTGTATAACACCGAACATACCAAACAAGCTTGGGAATTTGCTTCATTTTTAATGAGCAAAGAATATCAACAAGCTGTCAACCCATCCAAATCTGCTCGAACCGATGTAGAAAGTGATAAATGGGGCAAAGAGTTTATGAAATTGACCTCGCAAGGCGTTTCGTTTCCGCCAGTATCTTTAAGTGGGATCAGTCAATCAATGGAAGACTCTATTGCTCGCTTGATGCTCAAAAACGATTCACCTGAACAAATAGCTACTTGGTTGTCACAAGCTATTAATGAGAATTTGCAAAAAACCAATCAATTGAGTGGCAGTTAA
- a CDS encoding response regulator transcription factor, with protein sequence MKVLIVDDEMTIHNQLKQCIHWEHYGWSIVGHAYNGEEACQMVEQHQPDVILTDIRMPHMDGLEFLAWLKNSSYTAKAIALSGYNDFDYSRPAFLLNVVDYLLKPLNEAELLILLSKLEEQIKQESKQQHESRNQNARLYQGIQLMQDEWLSHLLSTAQREENELIVEADQLKFPLPEYPYYIVTIKLFDLTSNMNSRYKGDLSIFYFAARNIIKENVATYYADTEVFRNLNELNEFLFFVRADISEHLFTHWLKRIHTALTAYLHITIKIGVSAKKQRITAIKKAYTESIHAIDHLTLSHTDTIAFFGKDEAEVQHHKSVGEEIWKELNTLLKITIETASERSGQQFIDKLNHVFKKEAIDKMSSREIKIGIVQLLNRVEASTDHAQMMLLLVEAKFHLVELNIEKVKYIFQQIIELHVQQVSGNLRTKSGSQLIKTIKVYSQENYNTVTLENISQRFFINKNYFCTLFKNETGEGFLEFLTKIRIEKAKTLLVSTDLKTYEIAEKVGYSDARYFSQVFKKIVGTQPSLFKQHHKTENNES encoded by the coding sequence ATGAAAGTTCTTATTGTAGATGATGAAATGACTATACACAATCAATTAAAACAATGTATCCATTGGGAACACTATGGTTGGTCTATTGTAGGTCATGCGTATAACGGAGAAGAAGCATGTCAAATGGTAGAACAACATCAACCTGATGTGATCTTAACTGATATTCGAATGCCTCATATGGATGGCTTAGAATTTTTGGCATGGTTAAAAAATTCCTCTTATACTGCCAAAGCGATTGCTTTAAGCGGATATAACGATTTTGATTATTCACGTCCTGCCTTTTTATTAAATGTAGTCGATTACTTACTCAAACCGTTAAATGAAGCTGAATTGCTAATCTTACTAAGTAAATTAGAAGAGCAAATAAAACAAGAATCCAAACAACAACATGAATCTCGTAATCAGAATGCTCGATTATATCAAGGTATCCAATTAATGCAAGATGAATGGTTAAGTCATCTTCTAAGTACAGCACAACGAGAAGAAAATGAATTGATTGTTGAAGCAGATCAACTTAAATTTCCATTACCAGAGTATCCGTATTATATCGTTACTATCAAATTATTTGATTTAACCTCTAATATGAATAGTCGTTACAAAGGAGATTTGTCTATTTTTTATTTTGCTGCTCGAAATATTATTAAAGAAAACGTTGCAACGTATTACGCAGACACAGAAGTGTTTAGAAACTTGAATGAATTGAATGAATTTTTATTTTTTGTACGTGCAGATATATCGGAACATTTGTTTACACATTGGCTTAAAAGAATTCATACTGCATTAACTGCTTATTTGCATATTACAATCAAAATTGGTGTGAGTGCTAAAAAGCAGCGTATTACAGCTATAAAGAAAGCATATACTGAATCGATTCATGCTATCGATCATTTAACACTATCCCACACAGATACCATTGCTTTTTTCGGTAAAGATGAAGCTGAAGTTCAACATCATAAATCTGTTGGTGAAGAAATATGGAAAGAGCTAAATACATTGTTGAAAATTACAATTGAAACCGCCTCGGAACGTAGTGGGCAACAATTTATAGACAAGCTCAATCACGTATTTAAAAAGGAAGCAATCGACAAGATGAGTAGTCGAGAAATCAAGATAGGTATTGTTCAGTTACTTAACCGGGTCGAAGCAAGCACTGATCATGCTCAAATGATGTTGTTATTAGTAGAAGCCAAATTCCATTTAGTAGAGCTAAATATTGAAAAAGTAAAATATATCTTTCAACAAATAATAGAGCTACATGTACAACAAGTTTCCGGGAATTTACGTACCAAATCAGGTAGTCAGTTAATCAAAACAATCAAAGTATACAGCCAAGAAAATTATAATACTGTCACTTTAGAAAATATTTCACAACGATTTTTTATTAATAAAAATTATTTTTGTACGTTATTTAAAAACGAAACAGGTGAAGGATTTTTAGAGTTTTTGACAAAAATCAGGATAGAAAAAGCTAAAACATTATTGGTAAGCACAGATTTAAAAACATATGAGATTGCTGAAAAAGTAGGATATAGCGATGCACGTTATTTTAGTCAGGTGTTTAAAAAAATAGTAGGTACTCAACCAAGTCTATTTAAGCAACATCATAAAACCGAAAATAATGAGTCTTAA